The genomic DNA ATCCCCGCGCCCAGGTCGGAGAGGATGTCGCCGAACAGGTTGCCGGTGACGATCACCTGGTAGCGCTCCGGGCGGCGGACCAGGTCCATCGCCAGCATGTCGACGTACAGCGCCTCGGTCTGGATGCCGGGGTACCTGGCCGACACCTGCTTGAAGACACGCCGCCAGAGGCCGCCCGCGTGCTCCATCGCGTTCGCCTTGTCGGACATGGTGACGCGCTCCAGCCCGTTTGCTTGCGCGTGCTCGAACGCCGCGCGGATGATGCGCTCCACGCCCTTGCGCGTGTTCACGTCCTCCTGCACGGCCACCTCGTCGGGCGAGCCCTGCTTGAAGGTACCGCCCATCCCCACGTACACGCCCTCGGTGTTCTCGCGGAAGATGACGAAGTCGATGTCGCGCTCGGTCTTGTCGCGCAGCGGCGTCAGGCGCGGGTGGTAGAGGCGGACGGGACGGAAGTTGATGAAGAGATCGAGCCGGAAGCGCATCCCCAGCAGGATCTGGCGCGCGTGCTCGTTGCCGGGGACGCGCGGATCGCCCAGCGCGCCCAGGAGGATGGCCTGGTAGTTCGATTCGAGGTCGGCGAACTCGGCCTCGGTGATGGTCTCGCCCGTCTCCAGGTAGCGGTCGGCGCCGTGCGGCCACTCGACGACGTCGAGGGAGGGGCCGCCGCCAGCCTCGAGCGCGCGGAGCACCTTTACCGCCTCGCGGGTGACCTCCTTGCCGATGCCGTCGCCGGGGATGACCGCGATCCGCGCCATGTGCCTGTGCGTGATTGGGGGGATGACGATTGCGAAGCGCGGGAAGATACCGGGGTGATCGAGGACGCGCCACGAAGGCCGGGAGGGTGTTCGTGAGCGCGGATGAGATCGATCGAAAGCGAATCGGGGAGGACGTCGACGCGCTGCGAGAGGCGTAGGCGCGGCCGCGAACGGCCCCCTCCCCCGGCCCCTCCCCCGCTGCGCAGGGGAGGGGAGAACTCAGCGCGGCACAGGCACTTGCGTGAGGGATGCGCGCCCGGAGGGCCGGGACACCGCCGCGCGCGAGCCGTCGCCGACGACCCGCGTGGATGGTGGGCGCGGTGGGGGCCCGACGCCGTTGGCAACAGCAGTATCGTTGCCTACGGCGCGCGCAGCCCGTTTGGGCGTCTCAGCGCCCAACACGCCCAAATCCTTCTGTTCTTCGAGAAGAATCACCGCGCGAGGCCGTGCACGTACTCGGCGACGGTGCGGATCTCCTGGTCGGTGAAGCCGCCGTCGCCGCGCGGGGGCATGGGGGTGTGCGGCGGCTCGGCCGTAGCGACGCCCTCGGTGACCACGCGGACGACGTCGCCCACCTCGCGCGGGCGGTCGTTCAGCGCGGGGGCGAGCTGGGTGCCCGCGCCGCGCTCGCCGTGGCACATGATGCAGGCGCGGACGTAGAGCGTGCGCCCCGGGCTCTCCGCCTCGCCGCGCGGGGCCGCGGGCTGGGCCGCCGCGCCTCCATCGCCCGGCGCATCCGCATCGCCCGACCCGCCGCGGCAGGCCGCGATCAGCATCGCCGTCACCAGCGCCGCGCCCGTCTTTCCGATCACCATCACCCCGAATCTCCAGAGCCATTCCAAGCGGAACCCGCGGCGCCGGACCGCGGGCCGCGGGTTCGTCCAAGCTTCCGTCGCGCTACCGCAATGGCCGTTCCGGCGGCGGTGGCACCGGGGCGGCGTCGCGCGGCCAGCCGCACATGATGCAGAACTTCCACTCCGGCTCCACCACGGTGCTGCACTCCGGGCAGGGGATGGGCGCCAGACACTTGCCGCAGAACGGGCAGAAGCGGATCTCGCGCCCCGGCGGCAGCGTGGACCGGCACCCCGGGCACGACTTCGGCCGCGGCCGCGACGCCTTCGCGGGCGTCGACGGAGTAGCCGGCTCCGGCGAGGTGAAGTCGAGCACCACTCCCGGCGCGTCCGCGTCACCATTGCGCGCGAGCGCAGCGGCCAGCGTGGATGTCTGTCCGGTGGACGCGGGCGGCGGCGCGGTGAGGTCGGCCGCGGGGACCTCGGGCGCGTAGGGATTCAGGTACACGCCCACGTCCGCGTAGTCGCGATAGATGCCGAGGATGGGGTTGGTCGTGCGCAGCTCGCGCTGGAACTCCTCCTGCACGTCGGCCCGCTCGACCACCAGGTAGTCGCGCTCGCCGGAGAGGAGCCGCAGCAGCGCGTGCTCGTACTCGGCCAGTTCGCCGAAGCCGAGCTCGGAGCGCACGGTGCGGTACGGCACCAGGTGCTGGTAGATGTCGCCCACCGTGACGGCCGTCCCCGGCTCGCGCAGGAGCACGTCGGCGATCCGCCGGTAGAGGCGGTCGATGGAATCCATCGGCAAGTGCGAGAGTGCGGAAGTGCGAAAGTGCGAGAGCACGGAACTGCCGGTACGATAATGGATTCGGCGCGGGAGCGCGAATCTTTCGCTCCCGCGCCGAATCGCCGTCCGCGGGCGCGACCCCCGGCGTCGTGGCGTATGAGGATAACAGAAAGTCTCACGCAGAGTCAGCAGAGTCAGCAGTTAAACCGCAGTTCTACTGCTGACCCTGCTGACTCTGCGTGAGACTTTCTGTTGAGATTGTCCGCACGGTTACGGTTGCAGCGGCGGCGCGGCGACGGTCCCAGCTGTGTCCGGCGGATACGGCGTGCTCGGCACCTGGAGATTGGGGACGGTCGACGGCGGCCCTCCTCCCACCATCCCGGTCGAATCCACCGGCATGTACGTGGCCGTGTCGGCGCGGACGCTGGTGATCAGCGAGCGCACCTCCACCGGCGCGCGGGCCAGCACCCGCTCGGCCTGCGCGGGGCGGCCGGAGCGGCGCAGCGCGCTGACCAGCCCCGCCCACGCGCGCGCGTTGGTGGAGTCCTGCAGCACCGCGGCGCGGAACTGGTCGGCGGCCTGCGCGGCGCGCCCCTGGTCCAGCATCAGGTAGCCGACCTCGGTGTTCAACCGCGCGTCGTTCGGGGCCAGCTTGAGCCCTTCGCGCAGCTCGCGCGCGGCTTCCTGGGGGCGCCCTTTCAGCCGGTAGATCTGCCCCATGTAGTAGTGCGGGTCCGGCGAGTCGGGGTGCTCCTTGGCCGCGTCCATGAACAGCGAGAACGCCCGCGCCGTGTCGCCCCGGCCGTACGCCGCGACGGCCTCCTGCAGCGGGTCGGCACCCCGGCCGCGCAGCAGCACGAACGCCAGCGCGACGATCGCGACCGCCACCGCCGCGCCCGCGATCCAGGGCAGCGCAGGGCGGGTGCGGCTGGCCACGGGGATGGCGTGCACCGGCTCGGGGTCTTCGGGCGGCGGCGGGATGAGGGTGTCGTCGCGCTGGGCCAGGACCGGGTCCTCGAGCCGCGCCTCGTAAGGGTTGGAGAGGACGTGGCGCTCCAGCCCGTCCGCGGCGGCGACGGCCACCTCCACGTCGCGCGGCGTGGCGTCTCCGCCCTCGGTGGCGAGGCGGTTGGCCGCAGCGGACAGCTCGTGGAACGACGCGGCCAGCTCCATGGGCAGCCGGTCGCGGCGGCGCAGCTCGGCCAGCAGCTCACCGGTGGAAACGTCGTCGGGTGAGAGCGCGCGCAGGCGCAGGTCCACCGCGGCGGTGGGGTCGTCGCGGAGCATGCGGCGGAGCACCGTCTCGGCCGCCCGCGCGATGCGCACCACCCCCGCCGCCCCGCCCTGCCCCGTGCGCAGGGCGATCACGTCGCCCTCCACCGCGCGCAGCGGCTTCAGCGTGTTCTCCGGATCGTGCATGCCGCCCATCCCAAGCACAAAACGGACCGTCCGGCGCCGCGCCCCCGTGGCGCGGGCCGGACGGCCCGACGGTCAGAACCGCGGCGGCGGCATAAAGGCGCTCCGCCGCTCAGGCCTCGATCTTCAGCAGGCCCAGCTTGGCCACGGCCTTCAGGAAGGCCTCGGTGCTCTCGGTGGGCACGGAGCGGCCCGTGCGCTCGCGGATCTGCCGCGCCGCGCGGCGCATGAACACGCTCACCTGCAGCGTGGGGTCGGCGTGGTCGCGCATCCCGCCCACGATCTCGTCCCACGTCCCCTCGAACACCGTCCCCTCGGCGGTGCGCACGCGGTGCCCCTTCAGCGACGTCTCGCGCCCGTCGCCCGCCGGGGTCAGCATGCGCATGATGAAGTCGATCTGCGCGGTCAGCTCCATCGGCTGCGCGGGCTCGTCGTCGGCGCCCTCGAAGCTCGACTCGACCTCGGCCAGGAGGTGGTCGATGTCGTCGGGGTCGTTCTCGAGCGCGGCGATGCGCTCCTTCCACGGCGCGAAGAGCGGGTCGTCGTCCTTCACCTTGTCGACCGCGCACTTGAGCTCCACGTAGCGCCAGAGCGAGAGCGTGTCCCAGTGCTCGGCGGGCGGCACCTTCTCCAGCTCGCGCAGCGCGCCGGGAACGTCGCCGCGGTCGTGCAGCAGGTGGCTGAGGTAGATGCGCGCCTCGTGCAAGGTGCCGTCGAGCCGCAGCGAGCGGCGCAGCTCGCGGCGCGCGCCCACGTCGTCGCCCAGCGCGTGCAGGGTGTAGCCGCGGGCGGCGGCCACCTCGGCGCTGTCGGGGTGCCCGTGCGCCAGCGCGGTGAAGCGGGTGCGCGCCTCGGCGAACAGACCCTCGCGGTACAGCGCGCGGCCCATGGTCAGCCCCAGCTCCAGGTCGTCGTGCAGCCCCATGGCGTCGACGGTGGAGAAGCACTTCAGCGCCTCGTCCACGCGGCCGAACTTGAGCAGCGTCTCGCCCAGCCCCACCCACGCGTCCTCGTACTCGGGGTCCAGGTCGAGCGCCTCCTCGAAGCTCACCCGCGCCCACGCGTACTCCTCGCGGGCGATGCGCACGTATCCCAGCCCCACGTGCAGGAGCGCCGAGTCGGGGTGGTGGCGCAGCCCGTCGCGGAGCACCTCCAGCGCGTCGTCGTAATCGCCGGACTCGTACAGCCGGTGCGCCTGCTCGTCGAACTCTTCCGCGCTCAGGAATGACGTGCCCATGCAGCTTGCGAAACTGGGGGGAGAACGGGCCCTGCCGGTGCGGCGGGAACTGCTGCGGAAGGAGGTGCTTCCGGGGCGTCTGCCCGGCCAAATATAAACACGGCCGCACTCTGCATCCACCCCCGCGCGCCGTCCCGGCCGGGCTTGCCTCCGCGCCGGGGGGTCGGCAGATTTTACCCGCAGGTTCGATCTGATACCACCGGGGAGAGGACATGTTCGACTGGCTGCGCCGCCGCCGACTGAGTGCCGAAGCGAAACGGAAGCTGCTGATCGTGGCCGCGCGTTCGGAAGAGGCGATCATCGAGACGCACGTGGGGAACGTGCTGGACATGTTCGACGCGCTGGGCGACGAGGTCGACATCGACCGCACGCTGGAGCTGTACGGCGAGATGCTGCCGATGGACGAGCAC from Longimicrobium sp. includes the following:
- a CDS encoding 3-isopropylmalate dehydrogenase, giving the protein MARIAVIPGDGIGKEVTREAVKVLRALEAGGGPSLDVVEWPHGADRYLETGETITEAEFADLESNYQAILLGALGDPRVPGNEHARQILLGMRFRLDLFINFRPVRLYHPRLTPLRDKTERDIDFVIFRENTEGVYVGMGGTFKQGSPDEVAVQEDVNTRKGVERIIRAAFEHAQANGLERVTMSDKANAMEHAGGLWRRVFKQVSARYPGIQTEALYVDMLAMDLVRRPERYQVIVTGNLFGDILSDLGAGIAGGLGLTASGNIHPGRVSMFEPVHGSAPDIAGQDKANPFAAILTSALMLRHLGHREAGDRVEDAVRACVLAGETTPELGGTLGTQAAGDAVAARLANS
- a CDS encoding cytochrome c, which codes for MVIGKTGAALVTAMLIAACRGGSGDADAPGDGGAAAQPAAPRGEAESPGRTLYVRACIMCHGERGAGTQLAPALNDRPREVGDVVRVVTEGVATAEPPHTPMPPRGDGGFTDQEIRTVAEYVHGLAR
- a CDS encoding zinc ribbon domain-containing protein; protein product: MDSIDRLYRRIADVLLREPGTAVTVGDIYQHLVPYRTVRSELGFGELAEYEHALLRLLSGERDYLVVERADVQEEFQRELRTTNPILGIYRDYADVGVYLNPYAPEVPAADLTAPPPASTGQTSTLAAALARNGDADAPGVVLDFTSPEPATPSTPAKASRPRPKSCPGCRSTLPPGREIRFCPFCGKCLAPIPCPECSTVVEPEWKFCIMCGWPRDAAPVPPPPERPLR
- a CDS encoding tetratricopeptide repeat protein: MHDPENTLKPLRAVEGDVIALRTGQGGAAGVVRIARAAETVLRRMLRDDPTAAVDLRLRALSPDDVSTGELLAELRRRDRLPMELAASFHELSAAANRLATEGGDATPRDVEVAVAAADGLERHVLSNPYEARLEDPVLAQRDDTLIPPPPEDPEPVHAIPVASRTRPALPWIAGAAVAVAIVALAFVLLRGRGADPLQEAVAAYGRGDTARAFSLFMDAAKEHPDSPDPHYYMGQIYRLKGRPQEAARELREGLKLAPNDARLNTEVGYLMLDQGRAAQAADQFRAAVLQDSTNARAWAGLVSALRRSGRPAQAERVLARAPVEVRSLITSVRADTATYMPVDSTGMVGGGPPSTVPNLQVPSTPYPPDTAGTVAAPPLQP
- a CDS encoding tetratricopeptide repeat protein, which codes for MGTSFLSAEEFDEQAHRLYESGDYDDALEVLRDGLRHHPDSALLHVGLGYVRIAREEYAWARVSFEEALDLDPEYEDAWVGLGETLLKFGRVDEALKCFSTVDAMGLHDDLELGLTMGRALYREGLFAEARTRFTALAHGHPDSAEVAAARGYTLHALGDDVGARRELRRSLRLDGTLHEARIYLSHLLHDRGDVPGALRELEKVPPAEHWDTLSLWRYVELKCAVDKVKDDDPLFAPWKERIAALENDPDDIDHLLAEVESSFEGADDEPAQPMELTAQIDFIMRMLTPAGDGRETSLKGHRVRTAEGTVFEGTWDEIVGGMRDHADPTLQVSVFMRRAARQIRERTGRSVPTESTEAFLKAVAKLGLLKIEA